The Raoultibacter phocaeensis genome includes a window with the following:
- a CDS encoding serine/threonine protein kinase — MAKIVSSWNDWDPLKHVIVGRCDNSMIPPEEPATSEKVPVDSEMRGMWGLRPLATVERGNECLENLVKILEDRGVKVDRPTPLQWNQAIGTPDFRNDSMMTCMPPRDILLTVGNEIMASANSFRCRYFEYLAYWPLMKQYFDEDPEFKWTQAPRPRLTDASYKHNYYDEKITLEERLVRTANKDFVTTEVEPMWDAADVMRMGKDLFIQHGLTTNRAAMDWFQRYYPELRVHAVNFPGDPYPIHIDATFVPLRPGLIINNPHRKLPEEQRAIFEANDWQIVEAAQPAHDEPPALCYSSVWLSMNCLVLDPKTVIVEASEVYQQEQMDKLGMNVIPCDLRDAYPFGGGLHCSTADVYREGDCLDYFPNRVKDPTLVRPEMWND; from the coding sequence ATGGCGAAGATAGTCAGCTCTTGGAACGACTGGGACCCGCTGAAGCACGTCATCGTGGGCAGGTGCGACAACTCGATGATCCCGCCCGAGGAGCCCGCGACCTCCGAGAAGGTGCCCGTCGACTCCGAGATGCGCGGCATGTGGGGCCTGCGCCCGCTGGCCACCGTCGAGCGCGGCAACGAGTGCCTCGAGAACCTCGTTAAGATCCTCGAGGACCGCGGCGTGAAGGTCGACCGCCCGACGCCCCTGCAGTGGAACCAGGCCATCGGCACGCCGGACTTCCGCAACGACTCCATGATGACCTGCATGCCGCCCCGCGACATCCTGCTCACCGTCGGCAACGAGATCATGGCCTCCGCGAACTCCTTCCGCTGCCGCTACTTCGAGTACCTGGCCTACTGGCCGCTCATGAAGCAGTACTTCGACGAGGACCCGGAGTTCAAGTGGACCCAGGCCCCCCGCCCGCGCCTCACCGACGCGTCCTACAAGCACAACTACTACGACGAGAAGATCACCCTCGAGGAGCGCCTCGTCCGCACCGCCAACAAGGACTTCGTCACCACCGAGGTCGAGCCCATGTGGGACGCCGCCGACGTGATGAGGATGGGCAAGGACCTCTTCATCCAGCACGGCCTGACCACCAACCGCGCCGCCATGGACTGGTTCCAGCGCTACTACCCCGAGCTGCGCGTGCACGCCGTGAACTTCCCGGGCGACCCCTACCCGATCCACATCGACGCGACCTTCGTGCCGCTGCGCCCGGGCCTGATCATCAACAACCCGCACCGCAAGCTCCCCGAGGAGCAGCGCGCGATCTTCGAGGCCAACGACTGGCAGATCGTCGAGGCCGCCCAGCCCGCCCACGACGAGCCGCCGGCGCTGTGCTACAGCTCGGTGTGGCTGTCCATGAACTGCCTCGTGCTCGACCCCAAGACCGTCATCGTGGAGGCCTCCGAGGTCTACCAGCAGGAGCAGATGGACAAGCTCGGCATGAACGTCATCCCCTGCGACCTGCGCGACGCCTACCCGTTCGGCGGCGGCCTGCACTGCTCCACCGCCGACGTCTACCGCGAGGGCGACTGCCTCGACTACTTCCCCAACAGGGTCAAGGACCCGACGCTCGTGCGCCCGGAGATGTGGAACGACTAG
- a CDS encoding ROK family protein: MFEIVQRAQPGDGLSRAYDIFIVFVAFASLVPLMFKEQDTLLTMLDVVTVYILFFDYIMRWITHDFKTGKKGWKTFAKYPFTPLAIIDLLAILPSLGILPQTFRFLRVLRVAKIFRYSKNLMIVTNVLKSERRTLLAVLVVAIAYIFVSGLIMFVNEPDTFNTFFVALYWATTALTTVGYGDIAPHTDLGMGISMISSLFGIAVIALPAGIITGGFLEEVRKSQEDRVAYFHSATPGMYKGRSLGSYASVGAYAKAHPKVVFYLKFMVLGIVLDIVLYNLAAWSGLPLWLDTAGTALVAIMLEPAAALIVGFVNNMYLAVVFQNAGNLLYFALSAIVALVYGILFARGRKITMRSIGIALVFLVGVSAVISLGLCYAFDGGVPTTAGTVDYFGLLAGWGVPAPIACFCALAFDKLVDAVGVFVLVMGARRLFKPRSFDSGEAADAPCPECEDGPDVLRKTADESLEEGADAVLGIDVGGTSTKIGVFTEDGKLVARSTFATAPVRADGSSAKLAEAYQMMLARNGVAAERICAIGLAVPGMVAAEESLKLCPNVDLDLRAYKAFLRAEFPRATIHVINDADAAVLGDQWAGSAREFGASTFALLTLGTGVGAGVVVNGKLVTGSNGAVGEIGHLCVEPGSDIVCGCGRTGCLEQFASSRALVRMAGEFASDGCGGYESAKDVFDAAAAGDKAAKAAVERFADRLAFGLSQVACLVDPDLFVLGGGMAASADVYLETIRECYKRYALEVCRKTPIVASTLGNDCGMYGAAYRAIRESRVSH, translated from the coding sequence ATGTTCGAAATCGTCCAGAGGGCGCAACCGGGCGATGGCCTCAGCCGCGCCTACGACATCTTCATCGTATTCGTTGCATTCGCGAGTTTGGTTCCGCTCATGTTCAAGGAGCAGGATACGCTCCTCACCATGCTCGACGTAGTGACGGTTTATATCCTGTTCTTCGATTACATCATGCGGTGGATCACGCACGATTTCAAAACGGGGAAGAAGGGCTGGAAAACCTTCGCGAAATATCCGTTCACCCCGCTTGCCATCATCGATCTGCTCGCCATCCTTCCTTCGCTCGGCATTCTGCCGCAAACGTTTCGGTTCTTGCGTGTACTGCGCGTCGCGAAGATTTTCCGCTATTCCAAAAACCTCATGATCGTGACCAACGTGCTCAAATCGGAGCGCCGCACGCTGCTTGCGGTGCTCGTGGTGGCCATCGCCTACATCTTCGTGTCGGGGCTCATCATGTTCGTGAACGAACCCGATACGTTCAACACGTTCTTCGTCGCGCTCTACTGGGCGACGACGGCGCTCACCACGGTGGGCTACGGCGATATCGCGCCCCATACCGATCTCGGCATGGGGATATCGATGATTTCCTCGCTGTTCGGCATAGCGGTCATCGCGCTTCCCGCCGGCATCATTACGGGAGGCTTTCTCGAAGAGGTGCGCAAGAGCCAGGAAGATCGCGTTGCGTACTTCCACTCGGCTACGCCAGGCATGTACAAGGGCCGCTCCCTCGGATCGTATGCGAGCGTGGGCGCATACGCGAAAGCCCATCCCAAGGTGGTCTTCTATCTCAAGTTCATGGTTCTCGGCATCGTGCTCGATATCGTATTGTACAACCTTGCTGCATGGTCGGGCTTACCGTTATGGCTCGATACTGCGGGTACCGCTCTTGTGGCGATTATGCTCGAGCCGGCTGCGGCGCTCATCGTCGGGTTCGTGAACAACATGTATCTGGCGGTCGTGTTCCAGAACGCGGGCAATCTCTTGTACTTCGCGCTGTCGGCGATTGTCGCACTCGTGTACGGTATTCTCTTTGCGCGGGGCAGGAAGATCACGATGCGCTCGATCGGGATCGCCCTCGTGTTTCTTGTCGGGGTGAGCGCCGTGATCTCGTTGGGGTTGTGCTATGCGTTCGATGGCGGTGTGCCCACGACGGCAGGAACCGTCGATTACTTCGGCCTTCTGGCTGGTTGGGGCGTGCCTGCGCCGATCGCTTGCTTCTGTGCGCTCGCATTCGACAAGCTCGTCGATGCGGTCGGGGTATTCGTGCTCGTGATGGGGGCACGTCGGCTGTTCAAACCTCGAAGCTTCGACTCGGGTGAAGCGGCGGATGCCCCTTGCCCCGAATGTGAGGACGGGCCAGACGTGCTGCGAAAGACGGCCGACGAATCGCTCGAAGAGGGAGCCGATGCGGTACTCGGCATCGATGTGGGCGGTACGTCCACTAAAATAGGCGTATTCACCGAAGACGGAAAGCTCGTTGCCCGCTCTACGTTCGCAACGGCTCCCGTGCGGGCGGACGGCTCGTCGGCTAAGCTTGCCGAGGCGTACCAGATGATGCTTGCCCGCAACGGCGTAGCTGCCGAACGCATCTGCGCGATCGGGCTTGCGGTGCCCGGCATGGTGGCGGCCGAAGAGTCGCTGAAGCTCTGCCCGAACGTCGATCTCGACTTGCGCGCTTACAAAGCGTTTCTTCGTGCGGAATTCCCGCGTGCTACGATTCACGTCATAAACGACGCCGATGCGGCGGTGCTCGGCGACCAATGGGCGGGAAGCGCCAGGGAATTCGGTGCGTCGACGTTCGCATTGTTGACCTTAGGAACCGGAGTCGGGGCGGGCGTGGTCGTAAACGGAAAGCTGGTAACCGGTTCGAACGGCGCTGTCGGCGAGATCGGCCATCTGTGTGTCGAACCAGGAAGCGATATCGTGTGCGGGTGCGGGCGTACAGGATGCCTCGAGCAGTTCGCTTCGTCGCGGGCGCTCGTGCGCATGGCGGGCGAGTTCGCGAGCGACGGGTGCGGGGGTTACGAAAGCGCAAAAGATGTGTTCGATGCTGCAGCTGCAGGGGACAAGGCGGCGAAAGCGGCTGTCGAGCGCTTCGCAGATCGGCTCGCTTTTGGTCTTTCGCAGGTGGCCTGCCTCGTCGATCCCGACCTGTTCGTGCTCGGAGGCGGCATGGCCGCCTCGGCCGATGTCTATCTCGAAACCATCCGCGAATGCTACAAGCGCTACGCCCTTGAGGTATGCCGCAAAACCCCTATCGTGGCGTCTACGCTCGGAAACGATTGCGGCATGTACGGAGCGGCGTACCGCGCTATCAGAGAATCGAGGGTTTCGCACTAG
- a CDS encoding ATP-binding protein, whose amino-acid sequence MRTIIAIDQDLCTGCGLCVDACHEGAIALVDGKAKLMFEHYCDGLGDCLPACPTGAITFEERMAAPYDEAAVAEAAGAAPVQHIGCPGAAARAFEPRTVSENEGAQRAESASELAQWPVQIKLVSPSAPYFKGTDLLVAADCTAFAYGAFHRDFMAGKVTIIGCPKLDAIDYADKLTQIVAANDIGSITVARMSVPCCGGIERAVREAVAASGRSVPISVRTIDTDGALLE is encoded by the coding sequence ATGAGAACCATCATCGCAATCGACCAGGACCTCTGCACGGGGTGCGGGCTCTGCGTCGACGCGTGCCATGAAGGAGCGATAGCGCTTGTAGACGGTAAGGCGAAGCTCATGTTCGAGCATTACTGCGACGGTCTGGGCGATTGCTTGCCAGCTTGCCCCACGGGTGCCATAACGTTCGAGGAGCGTATGGCGGCCCCCTACGACGAGGCCGCCGTCGCCGAAGCGGCCGGGGCTGCTCCCGTGCAGCACATCGGTTGCCCTGGGGCCGCCGCACGCGCATTCGAACCGCGCACAGTGTCGGAAAACGAGGGCGCGCAGCGCGCTGAAAGCGCGAGCGAGCTTGCCCAGTGGCCCGTGCAGATCAAGCTCGTTTCGCCGTCGGCACCGTATTTCAAGGGAACCGACCTGCTCGTGGCCGCCGATTGCACGGCGTTCGCGTACGGGGCTTTCCACCGCGATTTCATGGCGGGCAAGGTTACGATCATCGGATGCCCAAAGCTCGATGCGATCGATTACGCTGATAAGCTCACCCAGATCGTTGCGGCAAACGACATCGGCTCGATCACCGTTGCACGTATGAGCGTCCCGTGTTGCGGTGGAATCGAACGCGCGGTGCGCGAGGCGGTCGCTGCAAGCGGCAGGTCGGTGCCGATCTCGGTGCGCACCATCGACACCGACGGAGCATTGCTCGAGTAA
- a CDS encoding GTP pyrophosphokinase gives MGNAATVDTELGRAVTDGSEILKSRNLTIDDIKRLRDLEGATRDIMQKYQAAMRQMEVRFEILDQSLNAQQNRNPIHHIESRLKKPASIFEKLQRYGKQTTIEDMEAYIMDIAGIRVICSYVNDVYKLLDLVKRQDDLAVITVKDYIDEPKPNGYRSLHIIVKVPVYFLDKKEEVPVEVQFRTIAMDFWASLEHDLKYKAVRTIEGIDSYDELKDCSHIIEDVEARMQILATALEAEE, from the coding sequence ATGGGAAATGCGGCAACGGTCGATACGGAGCTGGGTCGTGCGGTAACCGACGGGAGCGAGATACTCAAATCCCGCAACCTGACGATCGATGACATCAAGCGGTTGCGCGACCTTGAGGGGGCAACGCGCGACATCATGCAGAAGTACCAGGCGGCCATGCGCCAGATGGAGGTCCGGTTCGAGATCCTCGACCAGTCGCTCAACGCGCAGCAGAACCGCAATCCCATCCACCACATCGAGTCTCGCCTGAAAAAACCTGCGAGCATCTTCGAGAAGCTCCAGCGCTACGGCAAGCAGACTACGATCGAAGACATGGAAGCCTACATCATGGATATCGCGGGCATTCGTGTGATCTGCTCGTACGTCAACGATGTGTACAAGCTGCTCGACCTCGTAAAGCGGCAGGATGATCTGGCGGTCATCACCGTGAAGGATTACATCGACGAGCCGAAGCCCAACGGTTACCGCAGCCTCCATATCATCGTCAAGGTGCCGGTGTACTTTCTCGACAAGAAGGAAGAGGTGCCCGTCGAGGTACAGTTCCGCACCATCGCGATGGACTTCTGGGCAAGCCTCGAGCACGATCTCAAATACAAAGCCGTCCGCACGATCGAGGGGATCGATTCTTACGACGAGTTGAAAGACTGCAGTCACATCATCGAGGATGTCGAAGCGCGCATGCAGATTCTCGCCACGGCGCTCGAAGCCGAGGAATAA
- a CDS encoding sensor domain-containing diguanylate cyclase has product MGTMRKSGAPLRNLWNRVRALAGSRAAEQHKRDMERYASVLCSVYDEVVEYDCVRGLCCVIYSAHQPVSQIEQKPLAEALERWLSHIPDQADRDGLIEAIDACAESSREQSRTCSYRFQVGERSVWCQTTFLRVSHEYILWCNKDVSEHMFDEDRRASARISDIVSKLPVGVGVYRYFEGGSYPLYLSDRMCALFGRSREEYNRIIASGDPLLLTDSLISFDQAFDMEAALQNGMDYEFEFERAGETVNVRLQGRAVRESDGGIEVPEGHVILYIVATDVTDEVRTRKAASWNNERYRILSELTHAISFDYDVDADAVLLYLDRTGKGMEAQVIPSYFETMLEKRRGVVHPDSVEAVHTMFARVREGSDGGAIEYQADYYGLGYAWYRTNLFVVHDAYGSRHLVGLIENIQNEFDLRKRAELDETTGLTNHATAKELVNLALADPATRTNSICAVLDIDDFKLVNDTCGHIEGDALLHEVGSVLRSSFRETDVIGRVGGDEFVLLLKNIDLDIALSKLHKVTERVAAYALPCSGYVPSLSIGVYKIKSDDMTYRDAFVKADDALYRAKRAGKNRIVVYGFGNDDAVESAPSADS; this is encoded by the coding sequence ATGGGCACCATGCGTAAATCGGGTGCACCGCTTCGCAATCTCTGGAACCGAGTTCGAGCGCTGGCGGGGAGTCGTGCTGCCGAACAGCATAAACGCGATATGGAACGCTACGCGAGCGTGCTCTGTTCTGTGTACGACGAGGTAGTGGAATACGATTGCGTACGCGGGCTCTGCTGCGTGATCTATTCGGCTCATCAGCCCGTATCGCAAATCGAGCAGAAGCCTTTGGCAGAGGCGCTCGAACGATGGCTTTCCCATATTCCCGACCAGGCAGATCGCGACGGGTTAATTGAGGCAATCGATGCGTGCGCAGAATCGTCCCGAGAACAATCCCGCACCTGTTCGTATCGGTTCCAGGTGGGCGAGCGCAGCGTGTGGTGCCAAACGACGTTTCTCAGGGTGTCTCACGAGTATATTCTGTGGTGCAACAAAGATGTTAGCGAGCACATGTTCGACGAGGATCGGCGTGCGTCGGCCCGCATATCCGATATCGTCAGCAAGCTTCCGGTCGGGGTGGGCGTATACCGGTATTTCGAAGGCGGATCGTATCCTCTGTACTTAAGCGACCGCATGTGCGCGCTATTCGGAAGGTCGCGCGAGGAATACAACCGGATAATCGCTTCGGGCGATCCACTTCTCTTGACCGATTCGCTCATCTCCTTTGATCAGGCTTTCGATATGGAAGCGGCGCTGCAGAACGGTATGGATTACGAGTTCGAATTCGAGCGCGCAGGGGAAACGGTAAACGTGCGCCTTCAGGGTCGTGCGGTTCGCGAGTCCGATGGAGGCATCGAGGTCCCCGAGGGCCACGTTATCCTCTACATCGTTGCAACCGATGTGACCGATGAGGTTCGCACGCGCAAGGCTGCATCGTGGAACAACGAGCGGTACCGCATTCTCAGCGAACTCACGCATGCGATCAGCTTCGATTACGATGTGGATGCCGATGCGGTTCTGCTTTACTTGGACCGTACTGGCAAGGGCATGGAGGCGCAGGTCATACCCTCGTATTTTGAAACGATGCTCGAAAAGCGACGGGGAGTCGTGCATCCCGACAGCGTCGAAGCCGTGCACACCATGTTCGCGCGGGTGCGCGAAGGCTCCGACGGGGGAGCGATCGAATACCAAGCTGATTACTACGGCCTCGGGTATGCATGGTACCGCACCAATCTGTTCGTGGTACACGATGCTTACGGATCGCGGCACCTGGTTGGTTTGATAGAAAACATCCAAAACGAGTTCGATTTGAGAAAGCGCGCCGAGCTCGACGAAACGACCGGCCTCACTAATCATGCTACCGCCAAAGAGCTCGTCAACCTTGCGCTTGCCGATCCGGCTACGCGAACGAACAGCATATGCGCCGTACTCGATATCGACGATTTCAAACTGGTGAACGATACGTGCGGACATATCGAAGGAGATGCGCTTTTGCACGAAGTCGGTTCGGTGCTGCGCTCGAGTTTCAGGGAAACCGACGTGATCGGCCGCGTGGGCGGCGACGAGTTCGTGCTGCTGCTCAAGAACATCGACCTCGACATCGCCCTTTCCAAGCTGCACAAAGTGACCGAGCGTGTTGCCGCGTATGCGCTGCCCTGTTCGGGCTACGTTCCCTCGCTCAGCATCGGCGTGTACAAGATCAAAAGCGACGATATGACGTACCGCGATGCATTTGTGAAAGCCGACGATGCGCTGTATCGTGCGAAGCGTGCGGGCAAGAACCGCATCGTCGTGTACGGATTCGGAAACGATGATGCGGTCGAATCTGCGCCGTCTGCGGATTCCTAA
- the mazG gene encoding nucleoside triphosphate pyrophosphohydrolase, which translates to MAKHSEFNAFVETIAALRAPDGCPWDREQTHASIAKNMIEEAYEAVDAIESGDVAHLREELGDVLLQVVLQSQIAADGAEFTIDDVCRDVNEKMIRRHPHVFGEAKAKSAGDVLELWDAVKLGELGASDTQAESPGRAREGLLDGVPTSFPSLMQAQKISRKAVSVGFEWETIEDVWGKVAEETAELKQAFAAAPKTDKGTVAEEAKAAVELEFGDVLFSLVNVARKMGIDAESALRATCGKFRRRWSFIEGAAWVQGRTVEDLSMGEMQALWDEAKAHE; encoded by the coding sequence ATGGCAAAGCATTCTGAGTTCAACGCGTTCGTGGAAACGATCGCCGCGCTTCGAGCGCCCGACGGGTGCCCGTGGGACCGCGAGCAGACGCATGCGAGCATCGCGAAGAACATGATCGAGGAAGCGTACGAGGCGGTAGACGCCATCGAGTCGGGCGACGTCGCCCATCTTCGCGAAGAACTCGGAGATGTGCTCTTGCAGGTGGTGCTCCAAAGTCAGATCGCGGCCGACGGTGCCGAGTTCACAATCGACGATGTGTGCCGCGATGTGAACGAGAAGATGATTCGCCGCCACCCGCACGTGTTCGGTGAAGCCAAGGCCAAGAGCGCAGGCGACGTGCTCGAACTGTGGGATGCCGTCAAGCTAGGCGAGCTGGGTGCGTCCGACACGCAGGCCGAAAGCCCAGGTAGGGCGCGTGAGGGTCTGCTCGACGGGGTGCCGACGAGCTTCCCATCCCTCATGCAAGCTCAGAAGATATCGCGCAAAGCCGTTTCGGTCGGATTCGAGTGGGAAACAATCGAAGACGTATGGGGCAAGGTTGCCGAAGAAACCGCGGAACTCAAGCAGGCATTCGCCGCTGCCCCGAAAACCGACAAGGGTACCGTGGCCGAAGAGGCGAAAGCTGCGGTCGAACTCGAGTTCGGCGATGTGCTGTTCTCGCTTGTGAACGTAGCGCGCAAGATGGGCATCGATGCCGAGAGCGCCCTGCGGGCAACCTGCGGCAAGTTCCGTCGCAGATGGTCGTTTATCGAAGGTGCTGCCTGGGTGCAGGGACGCACGGTCGAAGACCTCTCGATGGGCGAGATGCAGGCGCTGTGGGACGAGGCCAAGGCGCACGAATAA
- a CDS encoding VIT1/CCC1 transporter family protein, whose translation MYAPVVVCSGTSITPFGKKGALVWIGVDERLIRTRSIARKTIEANGNPSYAIGFPFNRRKAATVADIANTAQSAVSPEALAQIRVFQQGEVTEAEIYRRIAARTKDEKNKTALTRIAEEETFHAKRWQSYTGEEMKPEGHKVFWHTLIARIFGFTFAVKLMENGEGNAQDKYEKLAAEVPEAMEIRADEIEHEQALLEMLDEERLSYVGSMVLGMNDAMVEMTGTLAGLTLAMQNTRLIALSGLITGIAATLSMASSEYLSSKSEGRTDALKSASYTGVAYLITVALLILPYLLFDEAHYLWALGTMIVIVLLILVAFNYYLSVAQGLPFKKRFGQMAGISLGVAALSFVIGIVVKQFLGVDI comes from the coding sequence ATGTATGCTCCCGTCGTCGTTTGTTCGGGTACGAGTATAACGCCCTTCGGGAAAAAGGGTGCGCTCGTTTGGATCGGTGTCGACGAGCGTTTGATTCGCACCCGATCGATCGCCCGCAAAACCATTGAAGCGAACGGCAACCCAAGCTATGCTATAGGTTTCCCGTTCAACCGCAGAAAGGCAGCAACCGTGGCCGATATCGCCAACACCGCACAATCCGCCGTCTCCCCCGAAGCGCTTGCGCAGATACGGGTGTTCCAACAGGGGGAGGTTACCGAAGCGGAAATATACCGCCGCATAGCCGCTCGCACGAAAGACGAGAAGAACAAAACCGCCCTCACGCGTATCGCCGAAGAAGAGACGTTTCACGCCAAGCGGTGGCAGAGCTATACCGGCGAGGAAATGAAACCGGAAGGCCATAAGGTGTTCTGGCATACGCTCATCGCGCGCATATTCGGGTTTACGTTCGCTGTGAAACTCATGGAAAACGGCGAGGGCAACGCGCAGGACAAGTACGAGAAGCTCGCCGCAGAAGTGCCCGAGGCGATGGAGATACGCGCCGACGAGATCGAGCATGAGCAGGCGCTGCTCGAAATGCTCGACGAAGAGCGGCTTTCGTACGTAGGCTCGATGGTGCTCGGCATGAACGACGCGATGGTCGAGATGACCGGCACGCTCGCAGGTCTCACACTCGCCATGCAGAACACGCGCCTCATTGCGCTATCGGGCCTCATCACCGGCATCGCGGCGACGCTTTCGATGGCTTCGAGCGAATACCTCTCATCGAAAAGCGAGGGACGTACCGATGCGCTGAAATCGGCAAGCTACACGGGCGTCGCTTACCTGATTACGGTTGCACTCCTGATCCTTCCCTACCTTCTGTTCGACGAGGCGCACTACCTTTGGGCGCTCGGAACGATGATCGTGATTGTGTTGCTGATCCTGGTGGCGTTCAACTACTACCTTTCGGTTGCACAGGGCCTGCCGTTCAAGAAGCGCTTCGGGCAGATGGCAGGCATCAGCCTCGGCGTTGCCGCGCTCTCGTTCGTGATCGGCATCGTCGTGAAGCAGTTCTTAGGCGTAGATATTTAG